In Cicer arietinum cultivar CDC Frontier isolate Library 1 chromosome 1, Cicar.CDCFrontier_v2.0, whole genome shotgun sequence, one DNA window encodes the following:
- the LOC101493031 gene encoding uncharacterized protein, which translates to MRHYSIHNIIFNSHHCTTLNPKKIPPLFPFPFSHKLKLFTTTTTTSDSESEPNSFVVSYLINTIGFPRETALKASKRLRFNSPEKPNSVFTFFKNHGFSDSNIRNIFIKEPWLLSSDTHNLILPKFQFFLSKGASPSDISRLLSVSPRILQSSLENRIIPLFEFYKRFLKSDKATICYMIRYSIPLSYNLTMVNMKLMIDYGVCDSSIARLLLTRPTILGSNDFINTLEEVKGLGFDPLTTTFGIALVAKKSLSKTLWDDKVAVFKKWGWSDEDVVRAFRVQPFLMLASIDKINLVMSFWVNQLGWNSLALTKRPQMFCISLERRIIPRALVLQYLQMKGLWRKNASLVTPFSLSEKLFLSKFVVGFKDESDYLLKLYEEKMNLAYTKEKNTDMKITK; encoded by the coding sequence ATGCGTCATTACAGCATCCACAACATCATCTTCAATTCCCACCATTGTACAACACTTAACCCCAAAAAAATTCCCCCTCTTTTCCCATTCCCATTCTCTCACAAATTGAAACTcttcaccaccaccaccaccacttCAGATTCCGAATCTGAACCAAACTCTTTCGTCGTTTCCTACCTCATCAACACCATCGGTTTCCCACGTGAAACAGCTCTCAAAGCATCAAAACGACTCCGTTTCAACTCCCCAGAAAAGCCCAATTCCGTTTTCACCTTCTTCAAAAACCACGGTTTTTCAGACTCCAACATACGCAACATCTTCATCAAAGAACCATGGCTTCTTTCCTCAGACACCCACAATTTAATTCTCCCAAAGTTCCAATTTTTCCTCTCCAAAGGCGCTTCACCTTCCGACATTTCTCGATTGTTATCAGTAAGCCCTAGAATTTTACAAAGTAGTTTGGAGAATAGAATTATCCCTCTTTTTGAATTCTATAAGaggtttttgaaatctgataaaGCTACTATTTGTTACATGATTCGTTATTCGATTCCTTTGTCTTATAATCTTACTATGGTTAATATGAAATTGATGATTGATTATGGAGTTTGTGATTCCAGCATTGCTAGATTGCTTCTAACTAGACCAACTATACTTGGATCAAATGATTTTATCAATACTTTGGAGGaagttaagggtttagggtttgacCCTTTAACAACTACTTTTGGGATAGCTTTGGTTGCAAAGAAAAGTTTGAGTAAAACCCTTTGGGATGATAAAGTTGCTGTTTTTAAGAAATGGGGTTGGTCTGATGAAGATGTTGTTAGAGCTTTTAGGGTTCAGCCTTTTTTGATGTTGGCTTCCATTGATAAGATTAATTTGGTGATGAGTTTTTGGGTTAATCAATTGGGTTGGAATTCTTTGGCACTTACTAAAAGGCCACAAATGTTTTGTATAAGTTTGGAGAGAAGGATCATTCCAAGGGCATTGGTTTTGCAATATCTTCAGATGAAAGGTTTGTGGAGAAAGAATGCAAGCTTAGTTACACCGTTTTCTTTGTCGGAGAAATTGTTCCTGAGCAAGTTTGTTGTCGGTTTTAAGGATGAGTCTGATTATCTATTGAAgctttatgaagaaaaaatgaATCTTGCATACACCAAGGAGAAGAACACTGACATGAAAATCACCAAATAG